One genomic region from Prochlorococcus marinus CUG1433 encodes:
- a CDS encoding SDR family NAD(P)-dependent oxidoreductase: protein MIKNKNILITGGNSGIGFFAITNLLKTKNVLYVVIKNEFRKNEFLRKIEKHFDKNYLSKFLNIIENCDLSDLENINKIKDYFISKKIFLDVLVLNAGLQYTGSFYPKVSKQGIELTFAVNHLAHFYLVNVLKNFIRDKEESRIIITSSDVHDPKSSGGNIGKKAGLNNLVNFRKKVTGQFLNFNADEAYKNSKLCNILFAKELEKKLKISSSKISVITWAPGLVIPNDDLGFFRYSKRFNLLGYLIFSKAAKNILGISESIENAGKLLSEIVFDSNLNSIGYVHLSNKLISFKKHKLLESKVSDEANNSELASKLWILSEEICRSFGFVTFNI from the coding sequence ATGATTAAAAATAAAAATATTTTAATTACTGGAGGTAATTCAGGGATAGGGTTTTTTGCTATTACTAATTTACTGAAGACGAAAAATGTTTTATATGTTGTAATAAAAAACGAATTTAGAAAGAATGAATTTCTCAGAAAAATCGAGAAACATTTTGATAAAAATTACCTTAGTAAATTTTTAAATATTATTGAAAATTGTGATCTTTCAGATCTAGAGAATATTAATAAAATTAAAGATTACTTTATTAGTAAAAAGATTTTTTTAGATGTTCTTGTTTTAAATGCAGGATTGCAATATACAGGCTCTTTTTACCCTAAAGTATCAAAACAAGGCATAGAACTAACTTTTGCAGTAAATCATCTTGCACATTTTTACTTGGTAAATGTCTTAAAAAATTTTATTAGAGATAAAGAAGAATCAAGAATCATTATTACATCATCAGATGTACACGACCCCAAAAGTTCAGGTGGCAATATAGGAAAGAAAGCGGGACTTAACAACCTTGTTAATTTCAGAAAAAAAGTAACTGGTCAATTTTTAAATTTTAATGCTGATGAAGCTTATAAAAATAGTAAGTTATGTAATATTTTGTTTGCTAAAGAACTTGAAAAAAAGTTAAAAATTTCCTCTAGTAAAATTTCTGTAATTACTTGGGCCCCTGGTCTAGTAATACCAAATGATGATCTTGGTTTTTTTAGATACAGTAAGCGTTTTAATCTCCTTGGATATTTAATTTTTTCTAAAGCTGCAAAAAATATTTTAGGAATTTCTGAAAGTATAGAAAATGCTGGTAAGTTACTTTCTGAAATTGTTTTTGATTCAAATTTAAATAGTATTGGCTACGTTCATTTAAGTAATAAACTTATATCTTTTAAAAAACATAAATTACTTGAAAGTAAGGTTAGTGATGAGGCAAATAATTCTGAGTTAGCTTCAAAACTCTGGATTTTAAGTGAAGAGATTTGTAGATCATTTGGCTTTGTTACTTTCAATATTTAA
- a CDS encoding lycopene cyclase family protein, with protein MSKKNMPDVLVLGAGPAGMAIASALGKEKLDVEVLSPNGPDEPWPNTYGIWGKEVDQLGLQDLLEYRWKNTVSFFGHGALEEQDDENKATEHSLDYGLFDKKKLHNYWFNECNKSFIKWHQGFANKIHFEKYKSTVTTKDGKNYSARLVVDATGYDPVFLKLKSCGPLAVQTCYGIVGNFSKPPLKKGQFVLMDYRNDHLNDEQKKEPPTFLYAMDMGDGKYFLEETSLGLVNPLTMENLKERLEKRLSYRNISITSMQHEELGLFLPMNMPIPDFKQQILGYGGAASMVHPASGYLIGNVLRRAPLVAKAVSEAIKNKNLSTYHIARKGWETLWSKELIRKKSLYQFGLEKLMRFDEKLLREFFGSFFQLPKNQWYGFLTDTLSLKEIVYAMCVMFIKAPWSVKKGLMIMHGREFKMLLRIIFPNT; from the coding sequence ATGTCAAAAAAAAATATGCCAGATGTTCTTGTTTTGGGTGCAGGGCCTGCAGGTATGGCTATTGCCTCAGCTTTAGGGAAGGAAAAATTAGATGTTGAAGTGCTTTCTCCAAATGGACCAGATGAACCTTGGCCAAATACATATGGCATTTGGGGGAAAGAAGTTGATCAACTCGGGCTTCAGGATTTACTTGAATATAGATGGAAAAATACTGTAAGTTTTTTTGGACATGGCGCTTTAGAAGAGCAGGACGACGAGAATAAAGCCACGGAACATTCACTAGATTATGGACTATTTGATAAGAAAAAACTCCACAATTATTGGTTTAACGAATGCAATAAGTCTTTTATTAAGTGGCATCAAGGCTTTGCAAACAAAATACATTTTGAAAAATACAAAAGTACAGTAACTACAAAAGATGGCAAAAATTACTCTGCAAGATTAGTAGTAGATGCAACAGGGTATGATCCTGTTTTTCTTAAATTAAAATCCTGTGGTCCCTTAGCAGTCCAAACTTGTTATGGGATAGTAGGTAATTTTAGTAAACCTCCTCTTAAGAAAGGGCAGTTTGTATTAATGGACTATAGAAATGACCATCTTAACGATGAGCAAAAAAAAGAACCGCCAACTTTTCTTTATGCCATGGATATGGGGGATGGGAAATATTTTCTTGAAGAGACATCTCTTGGTTTGGTAAATCCTCTAACAATGGAAAATTTAAAAGAGAGACTAGAGAAGAGGCTTTCTTATCGAAATATATCAATCACAAGCATGCAGCACGAAGAGCTTGGCTTATTTCTTCCTATGAATATGCCAATCCCAGATTTCAAACAACAAATACTTGGATATGGTGGTGCTGCTTCAATGGTACATCCTGCATCTGGATATTTAATTGGCAATGTTTTAAGAAGAGCTCCACTTGTCGCCAAGGCAGTCTCAGAAGCAATTAAAAACAAAAATCTAAGTACCTATCATATTGCTAGAAAGGGTTGGGAAACTTTATGGTCAAAAGAATTAATTAGGAAGAAATCGCTTTACCAATTTGGATTAGAAAAACTCATGAGGTTTGATGAGAAACTATTGAGAGAATTTTTTGGAAGTTTTTTCCAACTACCTAAAAATCAATGGTATGGTTTTCTAACTGATACTCTTTCTTTAAAAGAGATTGTATATGCTATGTGCGTAATGTTTATAAAGGCACCATGGAGTGTAAAGAAAGGTCTTATGATTATGCATGGAAGAGAATTTAAAATGTTACTTAGGATAATATTTCCAAACACATAG
- a CDS encoding SDR family NAD(P)-dependent oxidoreductase, translating to MRTILISGASRGIGLKIAHKELKEGNRISVGIRDLESLKGSAIDPKKWPEGKIILNHYDALKKITAENWIKNTVDEFGGFDSVINCSGVLSKVPFLYKDGDEEDILNTLNINFLAIWNLCRLSWDHLCTSGRGRIIVLVSMSGKRSKGDLAAYSSSKFALMGLCQTMKNKGWDKNIRISAICPSWVNTKMAQNISSLDKSSMTQPEDIAEICSTILKLPTQSVPFEIALNCNYEI from the coding sequence ATGAGAACCATATTAATAAGTGGAGCCAGTAGAGGTATTGGACTAAAAATTGCACATAAAGAATTAAAAGAAGGTAATAGAATTAGTGTTGGCATAAGAGATTTAGAATCATTAAAAGGAAGCGCTATTGATCCAAAAAAATGGCCAGAAGGTAAAATCATACTCAATCACTATGATGCTTTAAAAAAAATTACGGCCGAAAATTGGATAAAAAATACCGTAGATGAATTTGGAGGATTTGATTCAGTAATAAATTGTTCTGGAGTATTATCAAAAGTTCCTTTCTTATACAAAGATGGTGATGAAGAAGATATTTTAAATACATTAAATATCAATTTTTTGGCAATTTGGAATTTATGTAGGCTTTCTTGGGATCATTTATGTACCTCTGGAAGAGGAAGAATTATTGTTTTAGTTTCAATGAGTGGGAAAAGATCCAAAGGTGATCTAGCCGCTTATTCATCTTCAAAGTTTGCTTTGATGGGATTATGCCAAACTATGAAAAATAAAGGTTGGGACAAAAATATAAGGATTTCTGCAATTTGCCCAAGCTGGGTTAATACAAAAATGGCCCAAAATATCTCTTCTTTAGACAAATCAAGCATGACACAACCTGAAGATATTGCTGAAATATGCTCAACTATTCTTAAGTTACCTACCCAATCAGTTCCATTTGAAATCGCCTTAAATTGTAACTATGAAATTTAA
- a CDS encoding GIY-YIG nuclease family protein, producing MSGYVYLIRIGDLYRIGKTDNLEKKIKKLKPDELLTSIMTKEPETLEARLLRKYKSQRIPETGYLKLSKKQIRECKKQFELKGSLPHTLDAEVSITLFASFLLFSLGSFIFNYLNFGFVRSISYSFGMASLPMVILFITGSFGGYFSEDLSLFSLLTNRIKGLFIAIAMLSMAYLIFNLG from the coding sequence ATGTCGGGATATGTTTATCTTATTAGAATAGGAGACCTTTATAGGATTGGCAAAACAGATAATCTTGAAAAGAAAATTAAAAAATTAAAGCCAGATGAATTATTAACATCAATTATGACTAAGGAGCCAGAAACTCTTGAAGCAAGATTACTAAGAAAATATAAGTCGCAAAGAATTCCTGAAACTGGTTATTTAAAGCTTTCTAAAAAACAAATTAGAGAATGTAAAAAGCAATTTGAATTAAAGGGTAGCTTACCTCACACTTTAGATGCTGAAGTTTCTATAACTCTATTTGCATCTTTTTTATTGTTTTCATTAGGTTCTTTTATCTTTAATTATTTAAATTTTGGATTTGTAAGATCTATATCTTATTCCTTCGGAATGGCATCTCTACCAATGGTTATATTATTTATTACAGGTAGTTTTGGTGGATACTTTTCTGAAGATTTATCTCTTTTTTCATTGTTAACTAATCGAATAAAAGGTTTATTTATTGCAATTGCAATGCTTTCAATGGCTTACTTAATTTTTAATTTAGGTTAA
- a CDS encoding glutathione S-transferase, whose protein sequence is MKNDILYSFRRCPYAIRARWALLICEIKVEIREIDLKNKPLDFLNNSKTKTVPILIKKNSEVIEESLEIILWALSESKKENIKLIYLPENKKEDIFEIINENDNEFKYHLDRFKYATRYKDSDEEFHFTNAIKFIKRWNELLVENKFFFGDSPTIADWSVWPFVRQFRIACESQKRINYFEPSIKNWLDSFEKNKEFKSLMYKYELWEPSYRKNYFPFN, encoded by the coding sequence ATGAAAAACGATATTTTATATTCATTTCGAAGATGTCCATATGCAATTCGTGCAAGATGGGCCCTGTTAATTTGCGAAATAAAAGTCGAGATAAGAGAAATTGATTTAAAAAATAAACCTCTAGATTTTTTAAATAATTCAAAGACGAAAACGGTTCCAATACTTATAAAAAAAAATAGTGAAGTTATTGAAGAAAGTCTTGAAATCATCCTGTGGGCTCTCTCAGAATCGAAAAAGGAAAACATCAAATTAATTTATTTGCCTGAGAACAAAAAGGAAGATATTTTTGAAATAATTAATGAAAACGATAACGAATTCAAATATCATTTAGATCGATTTAAATATGCCACAAGATATAAAGATAGTGATGAGGAATTTCATTTCACAAATGCTATTAAATTTATAAAGAGATGGAACGAACTACTTGTAGAAAACAAATTTTTTTTTGGAGATAGCCCGACAATCGCTGATTGGTCTGTTTGGCCTTTTGTAAGACAATTTAGAATCGCTTGTGAAAGTCAAAAAAGGATAAATTATTTTGAACCCTCAATAAAAAACTGGTTAGATTCATTTGAGAAAAATAAAGAATTTAAATCCTTAATGTATAAATACGAATTATGGGAACCAAGTTATAGGAAGAATTATTTTCCTTTTAATTAA
- a CDS encoding sodium:solute symporter has protein sequence MYLKSLNILSLQNKDIFSNSLLISFCGLSIIFFLLIFGRKFKLAVQLERFGLPIAVISGILGISIGPFGAIHFLPKETINVWSNFPTPLLSLVFATLMMGRPIPNINGLVKPIFNQFLLALSLGFGQFFVGGIVVKYFLPASMDKNPLMGCLIEVGFEGGHGAASIIGESFNKLGFPNGLDLGLAMATMGLLSSSILGSIFIFLGRTLGLSDTEEILEKKDNLKGIKKIGIFADLRIFIINLGFSGLAISFGVLLLKFLRYISSPLGDFSKEIIFSLPVFPFILIGSLLIRYILEKTKNTEFISNILQREIGILSTDLLIFTAMASLNIAVVFDNWILILVFTIFGLFWNLICIAYFAYFIFDDYWFEKSLIEFGNSTGVVASGLLLLRLADPKNISKTLPIFTSKQLFAQLILSGGLFTVLAPLMISKIGLDYWTEICALITFAILFIALIFNKVEMKKFQ, from the coding sequence ATGTATTTGAAATCATTGAATATTCTTTCTCTACAGAATAAAGATATTTTTTCAAATTCTCTATTAATAAGTTTTTGTGGATTATCAATTATATTTTTTTTATTAATTTTTGGGAGAAAATTTAAACTAGCTGTTCAACTTGAGAGATTTGGATTGCCAATAGCAGTTATATCAGGAATTTTAGGTATATCTATAGGACCATTTGGAGCGATACACTTTTTGCCAAAAGAAACGATCAATGTTTGGAGTAATTTTCCTACTCCTCTTTTATCGTTAGTATTCGCAACTTTAATGATGGGAAGACCTATCCCAAATATAAATGGGTTAGTTAAACCAATTTTTAATCAATTTCTACTAGCTCTTTCCCTAGGTTTCGGACAGTTTTTCGTCGGTGGAATAGTTGTTAAATATTTTTTGCCTGCTTCTATGGACAAAAATCCTCTAATGGGATGTTTAATTGAGGTCGGTTTTGAGGGTGGTCATGGAGCTGCATCAATAATCGGTGAAAGTTTTAATAAACTAGGGTTCCCAAATGGTTTGGATCTTGGTTTGGCTATGGCGACAATGGGCCTTTTATCATCTTCAATATTGGGTAGCATATTTATCTTTCTTGGGAGAACTTTAGGTCTCTCAGATACTGAGGAGATTCTTGAAAAAAAAGATAATCTAAAGGGAATAAAAAAGATAGGAATTTTTGCAGATTTAAGAATTTTTATAATAAATCTTGGATTTTCCGGTTTGGCAATTTCTTTCGGTGTTTTGCTTCTCAAATTTTTAAGGTATATTTCAAGTCCTCTTGGCGATTTTTCGAAGGAAATTATTTTTTCACTGCCGGTATTCCCTTTTATCCTTATAGGTTCGCTACTTATAAGATATATTTTAGAGAAAACCAAAAATACAGAATTTATTTCAAATATTCTGCAAAGGGAGATTGGTATTTTATCCACAGATTTGTTGATTTTTACAGCTATGGCGAGTTTAAATATCGCAGTTGTTTTTGATAATTGGATACTTATTTTAGTGTTTACTATTTTTGGTTTATTTTGGAATTTAATCTGCATTGCTTATTTCGCATACTTTATTTTTGATGATTATTGGTTTGAAAAAAGCTTGATAGAGTTTGGTAATTCTACAGGTGTAGTAGCTTCTGGGTTACTTCTTTTAAGGCTTGCAGATCCAAAAAATATTTCTAAGACTTTACCAATTTTTACGTCAAAACAGCTTTTCGCTCAGTTAATTCTTTCTGGGGGACTATTCACTGTTCTTGCACCATTAATGATTTCTAAAATTGGGTTAGATTATTGGACAGAAATTTGTGCCCTAATTACATTCGCAATTCTTTTTATTGCATTGATTTTTAATAAAGTAGAGATGAAAAAGTTTCAATAA
- a CDS encoding chlorophyll a/b binding light-harvesting protein codes for MQTYGNPDTTYGWWAGNSGVANRSGKFIAAHVAHAGLIVFWAGAFTLFELSRFDPSVPMGHQPLIVLPHLATLGIGFDANGVAMGDTKPVLAIAIVHLVSSMVLAAGGLLHSLLLPGNLEDSDIARARKFNIEWDNPDKLTFILGHHLIILGFAVIAFVEWARVHGIYDPAIGSVRQVEYELNLAKIWNHQTDFLTIDSLEEVMGGHAFLAFVEITGGAWHIATKQVGEYTKFKGKGLLSAEAVLSWSLAGIGWMAIIAAFWSAANTTVYPTEFFGEPLELKFSISPYWVDTVDLPDGEYTSRAWLANVHYYFGFFFIQGHLWHALRALGFDFKRVTNAISNIDSATVTLKD; via the coding sequence ATGCAAACCTATGGAAATCCAGATACTACCTATGGATGGTGGGCTGGTAATTCAGGTGTAGCAAATCGCTCAGGAAAATTCATCGCTGCTCATGTAGCTCATGCAGGATTAATTGTTTTCTGGGCGGGTGCATTCACCCTTTTTGAACTTTCACGATTTGACCCAAGTGTCCCAATGGGTCATCAACCTCTAATCGTTCTTCCTCATTTAGCAACTCTTGGAATAGGGTTTGATGCTAATGGCGTTGCGATGGGAGATACTAAACCTGTTCTAGCGATAGCAATAGTTCACTTAGTTTCTTCTATGGTTTTAGCAGCCGGAGGACTTTTACATTCTTTACTTCTTCCTGGGAATCTTGAAGATTCTGATATAGCAAGAGCTAGAAAATTCAATATTGAATGGGATAATCCAGACAAATTGACATTTATTCTTGGTCATCATCTAATTATTCTTGGTTTCGCTGTTATAGCTTTTGTTGAATGGGCAAGGGTTCATGGAATTTATGATCCAGCTATTGGTTCTGTAAGACAGGTTGAGTACGAATTAAATTTGGCCAAGATTTGGAATCACCAAACCGACTTTTTGACTATCGATAGTCTCGAAGAAGTAATGGGAGGTCATGCTTTCCTTGCTTTTGTTGAGATTACTGGTGGTGCCTGGCATATTGCTACTAAGCAAGTTGGTGAATATACCAAATTCAAAGGCAAAGGACTTCTTTCCGCAGAAGCTGTATTGTCATGGTCATTGGCTGGAATAGGCTGGATGGCTATTATTGCAGCCTTCTGGAGTGCCGCTAACACAACAGTTTATCCAACTGAATTCTTTGGTGAACCACTTGAATTGAAATTTAGTATTTCTCCTTATTGGGTAGATACTGTTGATCTTCCTGATGGTGAGTACACTTCAAGGGCATGGTTAGCTAATGTTCATTACTATTTTGGATTCTTCTTTATTCAAGGCCATCTTTGGCACGCTTTAAGAGCACTAGGCTTTGATTTCAAGAGAGTTACTAATGCTATCAGTAACATTGATAGTGCAACAGTTACTCTTAAAGATTAA
- a CDS encoding TIGR02450 family Trp-rich protein, with the protein MENYWTSKKTIKGLRHFVLVNEIKEKGNISFLMVSVLDSEIYLKTTYEEIINSGNWHEGWINLPKHQSITEEYVNYKSINKEKGIDEIFINKDSLFNIS; encoded by the coding sequence ATGGAAAATTACTGGACTTCTAAAAAAACCATAAAAGGATTAAGACATTTTGTTTTAGTAAATGAGATTAAAGAAAAAGGAAATATTAGTTTTTTAATGGTTTCTGTCCTTGATTCTGAAATTTACTTAAAAACTACTTATGAAGAAATAATAAATAGTGGAAATTGGCACGAGGGTTGGATCAATCTTCCAAAGCATCAATCGATTACAGAAGAATACGTTAACTATAAATCTATCAATAAAGAAAAGGGTATCGATGAGATATTCATTAATAAAGATTCTTTATTTAATATTTCTTAA
- a CDS encoding glycoprotein, producing the protein MMLLKIVIIFLFIFIFFNLRNFLKLNRKQKVFNSKKNTNFTKKNLNNWMNLTKKERYNLTKQDSLNYMDQRKLLLEEIRNEYKKISRKNSEGNIKKK; encoded by the coding sequence GTGATGTTATTAAAGATAGTGATAATTTTTCTTTTTATATTTATTTTTTTTAATTTAAGGAATTTTCTTAAATTAAATAGAAAACAAAAAGTTTTTAATTCTAAAAAAAATACAAATTTCACTAAAAAGAATCTTAATAATTGGATGAATTTAACTAAAAAAGAAAGATATAACTTAACAAAACAAGATTCTCTTAACTACATGGATCAAAGAAAACTTTTATTAGAAGAAATTAGAAATGAATATAAGAAAATATCTAGAAAAAATTCTGAGGGGAACATTAAGAAAAAATAA
- a CDS encoding histidine--tRNA ligase: protein MNNLKNLRGTVDLFPDQLIKWQNVEKILLEQLSRASIKEIRTPILEMTELFIRGIGEGTDVVSKEMYTFFDRGERSCTLRPEGTASVARALIQNGISSNPLQKLWYMGPMFRYERPQAGRQRQFHQLGVEFIGHDSVRSDVEIIALAWDILDKLGIKELNLEINSLGDTNDRSNFQKSFLKWLENNKNSLDLDSQNRITKNPLRILDSKNIQTKKVLENAPRLFNFLSDKSHNRYLDLKRQLEVLKIPYVENFNLVRGLDYYTHTAFEITSGALGSQATVCGGGRYDDLIKQMGGPNTPAIGFAIGLERLILLAGKDLEIPRNTDIYIINQGLIAESLAMNLSRKLRNYDLLVELDLSGASFSKQFKKANKLKSKSIIVIGDNEAVNGEFIIRLFDQSGNGNEEEVISFENDIKLENWINNNLLVK, encoded by the coding sequence TTGAATAACTTAAAAAACCTAAGAGGAACAGTAGACCTATTTCCTGATCAATTAATAAAGTGGCAAAACGTTGAAAAAATTTTATTAGAACAGCTTTCTAGAGCTTCCATAAAAGAAATAAGAACACCAATATTGGAAATGACCGAATTATTTATAAGAGGAATTGGTGAAGGGACAGATGTTGTCAGTAAGGAAATGTATACATTTTTTGATAGGGGGGAGAGATCTTGCACTCTAAGACCTGAAGGAACAGCTTCAGTCGCACGAGCGTTAATACAAAATGGAATATCGTCTAATCCTCTTCAAAAACTTTGGTACATGGGTCCTATGTTTCGATACGAAAGACCTCAAGCAGGCAGGCAAAGACAGTTTCATCAATTAGGTGTTGAGTTTATAGGACATGATTCAGTTAGAAGTGATGTTGAAATTATTGCTTTAGCTTGGGATATCTTAGATAAATTAGGAATAAAAGAACTCAATCTTGAAATAAATTCGTTAGGTGATACTAATGACAGATCAAATTTTCAAAAATCTTTTTTAAAATGGTTAGAAAATAATAAAAATTCTCTAGATTTAGATTCTCAGAACAGGATTACTAAAAATCCCTTAAGGATTTTGGATTCAAAGAATATTCAAACAAAAAAAGTTCTTGAAAATGCACCAAGATTATTTAATTTTTTATCTGATAAAAGTCATAACAGATATTTAGACTTAAAAAGACAATTAGAGGTTTTAAAAATACCTTATGTAGAAAATTTTAATCTTGTAAGAGGTCTAGATTACTACACTCATACAGCTTTTGAAATTACTAGTGGGGCTCTGGGCTCCCAAGCTACAGTTTGCGGGGGAGGGAGATACGATGATTTAATAAAACAAATGGGAGGGCCAAACACTCCTGCAATAGGTTTCGCTATTGGGTTAGAAAGATTAATTTTACTCGCAGGAAAAGATCTTGAAATTCCAAGAAATACTGATATCTATATAATTAATCAAGGCTTAATTGCTGAATCATTAGCAATGAATTTATCTAGAAAATTAAGAAATTACGATTTGTTAGTTGAGTTAGATTTAAGCGGAGCCTCATTCTCTAAGCAATTTAAAAAGGCAAATAAACTTAAATCTAAAAGTATTATTGTTATCGGTGATAATGAGGCAGTTAATGGGGAATTTATTATAAGGCTTTTTGATCAATCAGGTAATGGGAATGAAGAGGAGGTTATATCTTTTGAGAATGATATTAAATTAGAAAATTGGATAAACAATAACTTACTTGTAAAGTGA
- a CDS encoding 3'-5' exonuclease, with protein sequence MELFNKKESNQLDFLHDQINTNPSEERITNKNKKIEKILILDTETTGLDENKDEVIEIGCVLFDVSFKCVLSQVSFLFPVNNNEAEHVNGISAEVTNISQPWEDGLNFFLKLVDSSDFIVAHNVEFDKKWFGKGRLPKLNKKWICSLEDINWSFQKSLKTRPSVTDLALSFSIPVWNLHRALSDCIYISEVFKKCDNLEELLLKATEPRFLYKALVSYEDRSLAKNAGFRWNSPVQGAWSRKLTTDEAKNLDFRVEILN encoded by the coding sequence TTGGAACTTTTTAACAAAAAAGAATCAAATCAATTGGATTTTCTTCATGATCAAATTAACACCAATCCCTCTGAAGAGAGAATAACGAATAAAAATAAAAAAATTGAAAAAATTTTAATTCTTGATACTGAAACAACAGGTTTAGACGAAAATAAAGATGAAGTGATAGAAATAGGTTGTGTCTTATTTGATGTATCTTTTAAATGTGTACTTTCACAAGTTTCTTTTTTATTTCCAGTTAATAACAATGAAGCCGAACATGTAAATGGTATATCTGCAGAAGTAACTAATATCTCTCAACCATGGGAAGATGGATTGAATTTCTTTCTAAAACTTGTTGATTCTTCAGATTTCATCGTTGCTCATAATGTGGAGTTTGATAAGAAATGGTTTGGAAAAGGAAGATTGCCTAAGCTTAATAAGAAATGGATATGTAGTTTAGAGGATATTAATTGGTCTTTTCAAAAATCACTAAAAACAAGACCTTCAGTGACTGATCTAGCCTTATCTTTTTCAATACCAGTTTGGAATTTACATAGAGCTTTATCTGATTGCATTTATATTTCTGAGGTCTTCAAAAAATGCGACAACTTAGAGGAACTTTTACTTAAAGCTACTGAACCGAGGTTCTTATACAAGGCTTTGGTTAGTTATGAAGATAGGTCTTTAGCTAAAAATGCTGGGTTCAGATGGAATAGTCCTGTGCAAGGAGCTTGGTCAAGAAAATTAACTACTGATGAGGCAAAAAATCTTGATTTTAGAGTTGAGATTTTGAATTAA
- a CDS encoding DUF1350 family protein, translating to MTFTKFQFNNFCYWPSNPKKIVEFIGGSYLASKPDLTYRRFIESLINKNYAVHAYKYTPQFDHQQLSIKAWKDFKNCRISLSKRIGASIPSIRIGHSLGCKLHLISPDGGRNCEKFISISFNNFSANKSIPLLKQISQKLEFNSEFSPSPERTLRLIEKTYSQKNNFLIKFNSDELDQTDKLFSCLKARKEDNSKGIMLKGTHTIIASAGLRENFLGGWADDEFKRNTIKKISNLIDES from the coding sequence ATGACTTTTACAAAATTTCAATTTAACAATTTCTGTTATTGGCCTTCAAATCCAAAAAAAATTGTTGAATTTATTGGTGGAAGTTATTTAGCTTCTAAGCCAGATTTAACTTATAGAAGATTCATAGAGAGTTTAATTAATAAAAATTATGCAGTTCATGCATATAAATACACACCACAATTTGATCACCAACAACTATCTATCAAAGCATGGAAAGATTTTAAGAATTGCCGAATATCTTTATCTAAGAGAATAGGTGCATCAATTCCTTCAATAAGAATTGGTCATAGCCTAGGATGTAAACTTCATTTAATTTCTCCTGATGGCGGAAGAAATTGTGAAAAATTCATATCTATTAGTTTTAATAATTTTAGTGCTAACAAATCAATTCCATTATTGAAACAAATTTCTCAAAAATTAGAATTCAACAGTGAATTTAGCCCAAGTCCCGAAAGAACTTTGCGATTAATTGAAAAAACATATAGTCAAAAAAATAACTTCCTAATAAAATTCAACTCAGACGAATTAGATCAAACAGATAAATTATTTTCTTGTCTAAAAGCAAGAAAAGAAGATAATTCTAAGGGGATAATGCTAAAAGGTACACATACCATAATTGCAAGCGCAGGACTAAGAGAAAATTTTTTGGGAGGCTGGGCCGATGATGAATTCAAAAGAAATACTATAAAAAAAATTTCTAATTTAATTGATGAATCTTAA